A single genomic interval of Sebastes umbrosus isolate fSebUmb1 chromosome 11, fSebUmb1.pri, whole genome shotgun sequence harbors:
- the si:ch211-225p5.8 gene encoding sodium channel subunit beta-1 isoform X1, with amino-acid sequence MICHLSLLVVFSLFVSQCHGGCAEVDSMTEAVAGEGFLLGCISCKRREEVSARATVDWHFKPLGEDEFRHIFHYDHPSADILHEDFNDRLEWHGTKNSDIQIGAIYIHDVIFNDTGMYRCTIQRTLFLPLYDEHVTVEKDVELSVVAVANRELTAVVAEILMYVLIVVLQLWLIVVLVYCYKKISEEHEAREARKALKAQAELLESKDNCDGVQLE; translated from the exons ATGATATGCCATTTGTCTCTTTTAGTTGTCTTCAGTCTTTTCG TGTCTCAGTGCCACGGCGGCTGTGCGGAGGTGGACTCCATGACTGAAGCCGTGGCAGGAGAAGGATTCCTGCTGGGCTGCATCTCCTgtaagagaagagaggaggtgtCTGCCCGAGCCACGGTGGACTGGCACTTCAAACCTCTGGGAGAGGACGAGTTCAGGCAT ATTTTCCACTATGACCACCCCAGCGCCGACATCCTCCATGAAGATTTCAACGACCGTCTGGAGTGGCATGGGACAAAAAACAGCGATATTCAGATAGGAGCCATTTACATTCATGACGTCATCTTCAATGACACTGGGATGTACCGCTGCACAATCCAGCGTACCCTCTTCCTGCCGCTGTATGATGAGCACGTCACTGTGGAGAAGGATGTGGAGCTCAGCGTGGTGGCTGTAG CCAATCGGGAGCTGACAGCGGTGGTCGCAGAGATTCTGATGTACGTGCTGATCGTGGTTCTGCAGCTGTGGCTCATTGTGGTTCTGGTCTACTGTTACAAGAAGATTTCGGAAGAGCACGAAGCTCGGGAGGCCCGTAAAGCTCTCAAGGCTCAGGCAGA GCTGTTGGAATCAAAAGACAACTGTGATGGGGTGCAGCTAGAGTAA
- the LOC119497790 gene encoding potassium voltage-gated channel subfamily E member 1-like has product MSHINTTELQSLLLSFLQHCLNSTNIMSPQIPQNYTTQQAAHHVAEARAHAQSQGMMYILLVVGMFSFFTFGIMLSYIRSKKLESSHDPYHQYIAHDWTKVMTPSRAVAQVLHREAAGNGASSKEPIVICNPATLEQLPD; this is encoded by the coding sequence ATGTCACACATCAACACCACCGAGCTGCAGTCGCTCCTGCTCTCCTTCCTGCAGCACTGCCTCAACAGCACAAATATAATGTCTCCACAAATACCTCAAAACTACACTACCCAGCAGGCCGCGCACCACGTGGCCGAAGCCAGGGCCCACGCTCAGTCTCAGGGCATGATGTATATCCTTCTGGTGGTGGGCATGTTCAGCTTCTTCACATTCGGCATCATGCTCAGCTACATTCGCTCCAAGAAGCTGGAGAGCTCTCACGATCCGTACCACCAGTACATTGCCCACGACTGGACCAAGGTGATGACTCCGTCCAGGGCCGTCGCTCAGGTGCTGCACAGGGAAGCTGCAGGTAACGGAGCCAGCAGCAAGGAGCCCATCGTCATCTGCAACCCTGCAACGCTGGAGCAACTGCCGGACTAG
- the dnajc28 gene encoding dnaJ homolog subfamily C member 28 translates to MSCTFHLLASRSGLYHGRFLLVLSRQSLLLRALSSMRQISRSLQESYRLLQLPDEGHSSPVQVKEAYLRLAKLYHPDSGAPTADAVLFARVEEAYRAVLTHHGKTRQPDGGKGVEDEDESRGTALPHRHYLSYEGVGSGTPSQRERQYRQIRVDRASEQVLNYRQREHERSAAAEGALVERDVRQRSRKIKITQAVERLVEDLIQESMARGDFTNLSGAGKPLKKFEHNPYADPMTHNLNRILIDNGYQPAWVVTQRDIRETTAHIRNRLLEGRARFGDPMTPKQHSQWEQLCASVEEELVKLNKTVDNYNLIVPMLNMQMVHFSLSREIDRAVKGARQHRLDQQREREKERERRKEEKKRANAVTKPKNTKQGLMSWMKNLLRLKH, encoded by the coding sequence ATGAGTTGCACTTTCCACCTCCTGGCTTCCCGCAGCGGCCTCTACCATGGCCGTTTTTTGCTCGTCTTGTCTCGACAGTCCCTGTTGCTCAGAGCGCTCAGCTCCATGCGCCAGATCAGCCGCAGCCTGCAAGAGAGCTACAGGCTTCTGCAACTGCCTGACGAGGGACACAGCAGTCCTGTGCAGGTGAAAGAGGCCTACTTGCGCCTTGCCAAGCTCTACCACCCGGACTCTGGGGCTCCGACTGCAGATGCAGTGCTGTTTGCTCGGGTTGAGGAGGCCTACCGCGCTGTGCTGACACATCACGGCAAGACCAGGCAACCTGACGGAGGGAAGGGAGTGGAAGATGAGGATGAGTCCAGAGGTACAGCACTTCCACACAGACACTACCTCAGCTACGAGGGTGTGGGTTCAGGCACGCCCAGCCAGCGCGAGCGCCAGTACCGGCAGATTCGTGTCGACAGGGCATCCGAGCAGGTTTTGAACTACCGGCAGAGGGAGCACGAGAGGTCAGCCGCTGCAGAGGGGGCGCTGGTGGAACGGGACGTGCGTCAGCGCAGCCGAAAGATCAAGATCACCCAGGCTGTGGAACGGCTTGTGGAGGACCTGATCCAGGAGTCCATGGCCCGAGGAGACTTCACTAACCTGAGCGGAGCTGGAAAGCCCCTCAAAAAGTTTGAGCACAATCCGTACGCTGATCCTATGACCCACAACCTCAACCGCATCCTCATAGACAATGGTTACCAGCCAGCCTGGGTCGTCACACAGCGCGACATCCGAGAGACCACTGCTCACATCCGAAATAGGTTGTTGGAAGGGAGGGCCAGGTTCGGTGACCCCATGACCCCCAAGCAGCACAGCCAATGGGAGCAGCTGTGTGCATCTGTAGAGGAGGAGCTGGTGAAACTGAACAAGACGGTGGACAATTACAACCTCATCGTACCGATGCTCAACATGCAAATGGTTCACTTCAGTTTGTCACGAGAGATTGACCGCGCTGTGAAAGGAGCCCGCCAACACAGACTggaccagcagagagagagagaaaaggagagagagaggaggaaggaagagaaaaaaagagccaACGCAGTAACTAAGCCTAAAAATACCAAACAAGGCCTGATGTCTTGGATGAAGAATTTGCTCAGATTAAAACACTAA
- the si:ch211-225p5.8 gene encoding sodium channel subunit beta-1 isoform X2, translated as MTEAVAGEGFLLGCISCKRREEVSARATVDWHFKPLGEDEFRHIFHYDHPSADILHEDFNDRLEWHGTKNSDIQIGAIYIHDVIFNDTGMYRCTIQRTLFLPLYDEHVTVEKDVELSVVAVANRELTAVVAEILMYVLIVVLQLWLIVVLVYCYKKISEEHEAREARKALKAQAELLESKDNCDGVQLE; from the exons ATGACTGAAGCCGTGGCAGGAGAAGGATTCCTGCTGGGCTGCATCTCCTgtaagagaagagaggaggtgtCTGCCCGAGCCACGGTGGACTGGCACTTCAAACCTCTGGGAGAGGACGAGTTCAGGCAT ATTTTCCACTATGACCACCCCAGCGCCGACATCCTCCATGAAGATTTCAACGACCGTCTGGAGTGGCATGGGACAAAAAACAGCGATATTCAGATAGGAGCCATTTACATTCATGACGTCATCTTCAATGACACTGGGATGTACCGCTGCACAATCCAGCGTACCCTCTTCCTGCCGCTGTATGATGAGCACGTCACTGTGGAGAAGGATGTGGAGCTCAGCGTGGTGGCTGTAG CCAATCGGGAGCTGACAGCGGTGGTCGCAGAGATTCTGATGTACGTGCTGATCGTGGTTCTGCAGCTGTGGCTCATTGTGGTTCTGGTCTACTGTTACAAGAAGATTTCGGAAGAGCACGAAGCTCGGGAGGCCCGTAAAGCTCTCAAGGCTCAGGCAGA GCTGTTGGAATCAAAAGACAACTGTGATGGGGTGCAGCTAGAGTAA